The window AGATAATATTAATCAGATGATGTGACTTATCCTGGTTGTATTCTCAGATTCATTCTtcactagtactccctctgtcccccagaaaaaaaaaaggatcctagtacaataaatctggacgtTAGGAGAGGTCACATCCCCTCCTaggttaccttttttttttttgaacggagagagtagagaTTAGAAATGATACTTTGGGATGGATGTAAATCCAAGCAAATTGCTTCATCTGGAACTCTACCAAACAAAATAAAGGTAATGTGGCTATTGCAGGAAAATTGACGCCAGATAGAACAGATAATGTAACCTCATGAATATACCAAACATGGAATTCAATTTTGAAATGTTTATAGTAAGAATCAAATTGGGGGTAATGTTCATTGTATTGTTAAGCACATAATGAAATCATATGGAATAACACAATCAATACAGTAACGCTAGTCGATAGCCTAGCAATCTGAATTGGATTTCGAACATAAATGTTCAGAACTGCTTCCATGACAAGTAAGAGGCCAGCCACATCGGTTCATCATCAATGTCGAAAGGATCAGGAACCAGCCTCCGGTTGGATGAACTGCTTCAGGATTTGGAAGATGCTTTACTTCATCATTCATCCAGAAATGTGTGGACAAAAGGCCCACTCGAGATTCCAGTGCACGGAGctgctctttttttcttctgctaGTCATCAAAAAGGGTAGAGACAAGCAGGTGCTGTACAAAAGATGATCTCACTGCAGCTCGCCTCCGCCTTCTCTCCCTTTCTTCCTGACTAAGATTAGAATCAGAGCTGCAAGAAAGATAGTCGATTAACATACGCTCTTGTTCATAGAGCATGACGAGCTCAATGTCAGTGTGTATAAACCAAATAATAACTTGGTCCCACCTAGATAGATGGTCAGATTTATTAGTGGGAATTTCCTCAGATTGCCATATTAGTATAGTTATAGATAAACCAACTTTAGTGTGGATCAATAGAGCTCACAAGTTTATAGTGACTTATAAGCTGAGTTTACTTACACAATTTATAGCATACAAATGAACTTTAGGATGTACAAACAGTAACACAATTGGTAGGAATGAAATCTAGGCCAAGCAGATCTACAATTTTGAGTATCGGAAAGCATATCTGAACTGGTAAATTGAGGATTATTTGTTCACAaagttataataattttatcTGGGATTAAGACCTAGAAAACCATACAAGGCACAAAAATAGTACTAGTAGCACACAGGAAGGTATTGATCATACCTTGCCTTCCAAGTCTTTGAAGGCAGTGTTCTTTTAAACCAATTATTTTCTACCACAGCTAGAGCAGAAAATTTCGCTGTATCTTCGGCTTCGGATGAAGATAAATTTAAAACAAGTGAAGATAGTAGTGAATCAGTGACTGAACTTGCTGCATTGGTACCACTGCTTCGACTACTGTTTCCAAGAAGAACCTTTAAGTAGGTCTCCTGTAGATCTCTCCCTCCAAGGGAGAGAGCATGGTTGCTAGGAACAGCAACTCTGCGTAATCTGTGATGTCTCTGCAGGTAATACACCATTAAGGAAACATATGAAAATAACAGTTCACAAAACATGATACAGAATTTAGAGACTTTTAACATCTCAAAAAGGATATTCTAAACAGGTAGCTGTGCTGAAGGGTTATGTGATCCAATAAGTCCTTTGAAATCCTAGCCGAGCAAACCGGGCAAGCCTGTGGAGAGTATACAAGTATGGTTAGGGAGTAGGAACTACAGAATATATCATATGGAAGGAGTATTAGGTCCACCTCGTTATTGTACCAAAAGCTGGCTGacttttttaatttataagcCCTGAATCTGGTTTTTGGCTTAATCCTATATAAGAACTGTGTAAATATCTTGCTTGTGTGCATCATGATGTTGTTTTCACTATTGAAATGAACATATTCGGTACTAAATCACGTTACTGACAAATGTTCATGTCTTCAGAAAATTGATAGCACCAAACTTGACTATAGTTCGATACTTCGATGCACCTTCAGAAGGAGCTTGATTTTTTATACCAGCAGTTTCCACAGTTTCCAGTATAACCGTGTTCCCAGTTAGTCCAGCGCAGTATGCCAATCCCAAACCAACCCTTAGTCCCCTTAGTATAGTATCCTTATGGCAAAAGGAACAATTGAGTTCTAATTGTCTGGTCTGGCTAGAAAAGAAGATCTATGCCTTAATTGTATGTTCTGTCTTTAAAATGAATATCTAGGCATTAGTGTTTTCTTTGTCCTAGATCAAATACTGTCTGTTAAATTAATCATTTTAGAGAGAGATTAAACTATGCAAATAACATATTGGTACCTGGGTATTGCAAGCCCAGCCTTTAAACATTCATAGAGAAACCTCTCAACATTTAAATGGATCATTTAAAGAGATGACATTGGATAAGAATTAAAACAAATCATTCCTGCAGCATACAActataaattaagtaacaaaTTATACAGCATATGCAACACAACAAATTAAGGCAATCATATCAGAACGGTCCAATACACATCAAAGTTAAACTTTAACCTAAAGGTTCATGTAGCCAATGTGTAACAACTGCAAAATATGAGTATTTCCATTTAGCTTCTTCTCACAATCTCTCTCCATCATTTATGTATTAATTCAATATCTCCATGTAGTAACAAAACACTGATTATTCACAACGAAATTTAGTAACCTACTCGAGTTCTACAAGGTTAATCTATGGCTATCCAAAATGAAAGAAACAAAAGGAGTGGATATGATTTCTCACACATTTGACTGACTTCAGATAAAAGAAGCATATAAGAAAATACAGAAAGAGAGTAGAAAGCAGAGATACTTACCACAACTTTAGACTCAAAGGGGTGCTCATCCTCTAAATGGGCACAAAGAGATGTAATGTCATGATCTTCATAGCAGTAAGGACATGGGAAGTCTGGCCGTACCTCGTCCTCTGGCTCAACATCATCGTACCCATACCGATCTGCAAGTGAATTAATTTAAGACATGCAAAAGTTAGATAGTATAAAATGAATGTTAATTTCAATCAGGTCTCCATAAGGCAAACAAATAGAACATCAAGAACCAGAAGAAAGCAAACCAATCTCAAATAATTGCAAATATCCGAAGAAAGAAATAACGCAATATTGTCAAACCAAATCCGAAAGCGTCATTTCGCGACTTACATTTGAACAGGGAAAACGTAGCATTTCAAAAACGGAAAATCAATATGAACGCACTGAGTATTCAAAAGATTATCACGTTTGGCATAGGTGCATTTCATCAAAGGTCAAATCTTTCAGACGAGTCAAATAGGCCCCCATCAAAAGTTCAAAACCAAGAAATGGAGCCAAATGAGACGAAACAACGATGCATGCTCAATCCTCCTCTTATTGGTCCTCACCGAAACAACATGAATCCAAACACAAATCAATCGAATTCCTAGAAATCAACCCATCACAAACCGAGCCTCAAAAGACTCAAACTAGCGACGACGAATCGAGAGATCCGGAAAGGGGACATCCATCCTCCGCGGCCAGACCAAAATCTTCCGCTCAGGGAAACAAAAAATCGCGGCTTGGCTTTCTACGCCGGATCAAGAAAGGGGAAGAAATCAAGGCAAGGTATACCGAGGTGGGAGtgcgacgcggcggtggcggtggcggtggcggtggcgtggtGGTGATTCTGGGCGCGCTGCAGCGCGTACTGGCGCTTGGCGGCCATGAGGCGGGAGATCCAGTGGTCGGAATCCATGGCGccgcgggctcctcctcctccgcgggtCGCCGCCCGGATCTCCGCGTATCgtctcgtctccttcctctcgtctcgtctcgtcgccTCCCCCTCTACACGGCACCACCAAccaaaataataaaacaaaatcaATGGCCGCTGTTATTTTTTCTcttccatttttaaaaaagatattttttttgtttgtttggttgATACAGGGGAGTTAGTCGTTGGGAATGGCAGTTGAGATAGTACACTGTACATGCCTACGTATAGCCAGCAAGACAGGGTCTTTCTCTTTTGTCTGCTTTGCacgttttctttatcttttttcctttttttctatgtttttactcgtattttatttttattaaaaataaaataaagtatattatatactacATATTAAGGGTTTTAGTACGTAAGCAATAAGTTGTAAAGTAGTTATCGGATTGGCTACTCTCTTATTTATTGTGAGCACTGTCGacatttgatgtcgcgattccgttATTTGCATAGGatagggatcgttggtactaggatatatgcgagattgaggtaaaagagacagagacaaggatttttatacaggttcgggcccctgaattgtcaagtaatagccctacatcctgttggccgaagccggtcattgctcttattcatcataatcacaccggtacaatatttggggtagcctatctaactattGTCGACATAGCGGTCTGAAGTTCTGACTTATAGTCGACAatagggtagccttcctcctcgaatccgcatccggcgagatcagagacagcgctatatctctcctgacggtatctgtaggcaccgtaggggactagccatgcctatctctgaagtcgatgtCCGGcatcttgtcttggcgtatgttggcttgtatgttgttccatgtatgttgattgtgtcccctctcctcctagggggccttgtatttatacccataggtgtccccttgtccaagtagaactagggaaaccaatatggatacaatccgagtagtccttgtcgtttccatgtagaactctagttgtctTTCTTTATCCGGAACTACCTCCATATCCgaagtcagtttccgtataagacatggtatgtggtgggtcctgccgagatttagtcaactactattaggtgtgtggtatccataaccctgacagtagccccccgacttcaatgcaaatgaacaaattcatattctcaaccgcagaccttggagtaactgttatcgagctcacgtgACCGTTCTCAGTAAGTTCAAAGATAACTTTAGACTTcccttatcagcctcgtgcgggtacctatagggtttgtctgagtcaatctccgacgtcaaccaagaaagtacagaaagtacagagcatacgactaagtctcccgtcttactgtaatcgagaatttggattgaagtcaagaaattttatctcggtgAGTACACCATCTTTTCATTttgtattccttgtcgagatccaccaaccgttctcgaaTGGTCAAGAAGGCGCAGAGTCTGCGAcgaagccttgtcaacatttatcatactcgccttagtcgatcttggtgtagaaccatagagacatggagtcttcaatgatgtcgaatagaattttcctgaaatcaatactcagaaaagaatattagatggAAATAGCCCCTgagcgaacgctcaaagggtgacatgttataatatgtatggaaaactgaaaataaattaaatttacagaccaatgttttgtgtacGAGCGTCTTCTCTTTTACCGATTTCGgtcagtcagtttgttgagtcatacactctccctagcccctagccttgtcgtcggagaattgttctcggaggataaggctcttggacccttgacctgccttggttgaaaaagcactgaccctagcccccagccgtgaagttggaaaactaaATTTCCGATtgcacggcttggttaatacgcacggtaagaactcttacatgaccagatcttacatggtcgtttgtctctgcatgatctgacaaggccttatccgctctgggtgtccctagccgaagttcccttaggttcctcggaggccttgccAGGACagcgtaaagggacagtaggattggtttcaactctaggtgtcgtcgtggtaaggga of the Oryza sativa Japonica Group chromosome 2, ASM3414082v1 genome contains:
- the LOC4329107 gene encoding protein DEHYDRATION-INDUCED 19 homolog 4, whose protein sequence is MDSDHWISRLMAAKRQYALQRAQNHHHATATATATAASHSHLDRYGYDDVEPEDEVRPDFPCPYCYEDHDITSLCAHLEDEHPFESKVVACPVCSARISKDLLDHITLQHSYLFRLQRHHRLRRVAVPSNHALSLGGRDLQETYLKVLLGNSSRSSGTNAASSVTDSLLSSLVLNLSSSEAEDTAKFSALAVVENNWFKRTLPSKTWKASSDSNLSQEERERRRRRAAVRSSFVQHLLVSTLFDD